In the genome of Patescibacteria group bacterium, one region contains:
- a CDS encoding serine hydrolase domain-containing protein — translation MDEQILQKAQEAIDAKIFPGGVIGYVKTNGERNILPFGNFTYDAGAQEVKSDSIFDVASLTKSLATGCLALKLIDEGKLSVEDKLVDYIPEFSNSDKDTVLIRHLLTYTIDGYGLASLGDIPPEELHAYIMKHDFNSPPGKVFKYTNIPAYLLGLVVEKIYGSTLDVLAQEYFYKPLGMTRTTFHPELLSKEEIVPTEIDNRGIVQGVVHDESAYIFKTKGNKVVGHAGLFSTAGDTLTFLEMLLHKGTFKGTTYFSEKMIGEMGTNQIETLGDSTGLGWELNQPRFMGKNCGPHTFGKTGFTGTLCVCDVEKGIAYVVLTNRIYPTRPKDASVINAFRAAIGEIIISK, via the coding sequence ATGGACGAACAGATTTTACAAAAAGCTCAAGAAGCTATAGACGCTAAGATTTTTCCTGGAGGAGTAATAGGCTATGTAAAAACAAATGGCGAACGGAATATTCTTCCGTTTGGGAATTTTACCTATGATGCGGGAGCTCAAGAAGTAAAATCAGATTCTATCTTTGATGTAGCATCACTTACAAAATCTCTTGCAACTGGATGCTTAGCTCTAAAACTTATTGATGAAGGGAAACTAAGTGTTGAAGATAAATTAGTTGATTACATTCCAGAGTTTTCTAATTCTGATAAAGATACAGTGCTCATTAGGCATTTGCTTACCTATACAATAGATGGATATGGTTTGGCATCTTTAGGGGACATACCACCAGAAGAATTGCATGCATATATTATGAAGCATGACTTCAACAGTCCTCCAGGAAAAGTATTCAAGTATACAAATATTCCTGCATATCTTTTAGGTTTGGTCGTTGAAAAAATATACGGCAGTACATTAGATGTGCTTGCCCAAGAATATTTCTATAAACCATTGGGAATGACGCGAACTACCTTTCATCCAGAACTTCTTAGTAAAGAAGAAATCGTGCCAACTGAGATCGATAACCGGGGAATTGTGCAGGGGGTGGTACACGATGAAAGCGCATACATATTTAAAACTAAAGGAAACAAAGTCGTGGGGCATGCGGGATTGTTTTCTACAGCTGGAGATACCCTCACTTTTTTAGAAATGCTTCTACACAAAGGGACTTTTAAGGGTACCACCTATTTTTCAGAAAAGATGATTGGTGAAATGGGTACTAATCAGATTGAAACTTTGGGAGATTCTACTGGACTTGGATGGGAGCTCAATCAGCCTCGATTTATGGGAAAAAATTGTGGGCCTCATACGTTTGGGAAAACGGGTTTTACCGGAACGCTTTGTGTATGCGATGTTGAAAAGGGAATTGCGTATGTTGTATTAACAAATCGCATTTATCCAACACGACCAAAAGATGCGTCTGTTATAAATGCATTTAGAGCTGCGATAGGAGAAATAATTATTTCTAAATAA
- a CDS encoding GNAT family N-acetyltransferase codes for MKFTIDTISIDPILLQDIGSLQNLAEKSKDYIELVEGRPLRESDAGDMLLSLPDGKQMEDKYVLAIREGEAFIGVIDVIKDYPKANIWFIGLLLLDPEYRNKGLGRKIYTGLKAELKSRGDFESIQISVFENNTQALEFWKKLGFVEISSKIEQKAGKEMKFIYLEDK; via the coding sequence ATGAAATTCACTATCGATACTATTTCAATAGATCCAATTTTATTACAAGACATCGGGAGTCTTCAAAATCTCGCAGAGAAATCAAAAGACTATATCGAACTTGTCGAAGGACGGCCGCTAAGGGAAAGTGATGCTGGAGATATGTTGCTTTCATTGCCTGATGGCAAACAAATGGAAGATAAATATGTTTTAGCTATTCGCGAGGGGGAAGCGTTTATAGGTGTTATTGATGTGATTAAAGATTATCCAAAAGCAAATATTTGGTTTATCGGATTATTACTACTTGACCCAGAATATAGAAATAAAGGTTTGGGAAGAAAAATATATACAGGCCTTAAAGCAGAATTAAAAAGCCGTGGGGATTTTGAGTCTATTCAGATATCAGTATTTGAAAATAATACTCAGGCATTAGAATTTTGGAAGAAATTGGGGTTTGTTGAAATTAGTTCAAAGATAGAACAAAAAGCAGGCAAGGAAATGAAGTTTATATACTTAGAAGATAAGTAA